A section of the Lycium ferocissimum isolate CSIRO_LF1 unplaced genomic scaffold, AGI_CSIRO_Lferr_CH_V1 ctg16071, whole genome shotgun sequence genome encodes:
- the LOC132042547 gene encoding uncharacterized protein LOC132042547, with protein sequence MGVDVDILDNGSGTDQIPIPEVASNTVGTTQLTQSSQVQDDETGFYKGMSFKNKEALATSLKLACLKKDFKIKKVINSHYVYCFRCVHPKCKWWLRAVKLLSSDRFFIRTYIKHHTCGSEHITSHNPHATAKVIGEYFKDRFPYDKGPSTKDMSQSIRTELGCKVSYWKVWKGMEIAKALTRGTHEHGHAVLNAYRYMLHSANPGSKTALKVDESGKFKYFFVAYQAWMLGFAQIKKVIAVDGIFLRSKYEGVLLSAVAQDAENHIFSVAFCVVDKECDASYKYLFEQMRS encoded by the coding sequence ATGGGGGTGGATGTGGATATACTAGATAATGGAAGTGGGACTGACCAGATTCCTATACCCGAAGTTGCGAGCAATACAGTGGGCACTACACAATTAACACAGTCTAGCCAAGTTCAAGATGATGAAAcaggtttttataaaggaatgtcattcaagaacaaggaaGCACTAGCAACTTCGTTGAAACTTGCTTGCttgaagaaagatttcaaaATCAAGAAGGTGATTAATTCGCATTATGTGTATTGCTTCAGATGTGTACATCCGAAGTGCAAGTGGTGGCTGAGGGCTGTGAAGCTTTTAAGTTCTGACAGATTTTTTATCAGAACCTACATAAAGCATCACACATGTGGTTCTGAGCACATTACGAGTCATAATCCACACGCTACAGCGAAAGTCATTGGTGAATACTTCAAAGATAGGTTTCCTTACGATAAAGGCCCATCAACAAAAGATATGAGTCAATCAATCCGTACAGAATTGGGTTGTAAGGTAAGTTATTGGAAGGTCTGGAAGGGCATGGAGATTGCAAAGGCTTTGACAAGGGGGACACATGAGCACGGGCATGCGGTGCTTAATGCGTACCGTTATATGCTTCATTCTGCAAATCCAGGAAGTAAAACAGCATTGAAGGTTGATGAAAGTGGGAAGTTCAAGTACTTTTTTGTAGCCTATCAGGCTTGGATGCTTGGTTTTGCGCAAATTAAAAAGGTCATAGCTGTCGATGGCATATTCTTGAGGAGCAAATATGAAGGAGTGTTGTTGTCAGCAGTCGCACAAGATGCGGAGAATCATATTTTTTCGGTGGCATTTTGTGTAGTGGACAAGGAGTGTGATGCTTCGTACAAATATTTGTttgaacaaatgagaagctaa